The stretch of DNA GGTCGCAGAAAACCTGCACTGGCTCCATTGGCCGTGTAAAGCGGATGAGCCCGTCCCGCTCCTCACTGAAAAGGTTCACAGCAGAAGTGATGATGTCGCTCAGGTTAATCACTTCGTTTTGAGCGCGCGGCATTTTGGCAAACGAAGAAAACTCCGAAGCAATACGCGCCAGATTGTCAATCTGCTCGATCAGTGTTTCGCATACTTTTTTGGCAATCTCCTGACTTCTGGGGTCACCCTCTGCCATGGTGCGCTGCAGATGTTGAATGCTCAGTTTCATTGGAGTCAACGGATTTTTTATTTCATGCGCAATCTGTTTTGCCATCTCACGCCAGGCGCTTTCTCGTTCCGACTTGGCCAGCATCTGGGCGCTCTTTTCCAGCTCCACCAACATACGATTATATTCAGCTATCAGCGAACCGATTTCATCGTTGCTCTTCCATTCAATAGGTTCATTCTTTTTACCCAATTGAATCAGATTCAGCTTTTCGCTGATAATCCGGAAAGAGCGGGTGATGGAGTCTGATAAAAAGTAAGCCAGTATTCCGGCAAGCACCAGCAGCAGTACATACACATTCACCAAAGTAACCAGCAGGGAGGCGATTTCGTTATTCAGTTCCCGTTCTCTTGCAAAATAAGGGAGATTAAGATACCCTAACAGGGTGCCGTCATTATTCCGGATGGGGGAGTAGATAGAAATAAAATTCAGACTGCCGATATGTTCACTCTGAATGAACTGTACCTTATTTTCCAATGCGGAATGCAGATAGGCCGTCGGATCCATCAAGGGCGACAGCAGCCCTTTGTCAAAAATCTCCGGCTGCGAGGTGTTAGTCAGCATACCAGGCGGACTGTAAATATTGATGTCAATGTTTTCTATGTCAGAGAGTGCAGAAAGATCAATCGGGCTGCTGGCTTGAATGGAGTAGGGGGTCAAAATGGTGGTGTCTTCCTTTAAAATATATTCAATAGCCGTTCTTACACTGAGGCTTTTATTCATCAGATACTCCATGTGCGATTGCTTGTATTCTTTTACTATATTGGAAATAGTATAATAACCGATAAAGAAAAAAGAAGAAAGGATAGTTATTATAAGTGAAAACTGAATCTTATCCCGAAAAGTCAGATTTACTTTTGGTAGCGGAATCCTTCCTGATAAAAGACGAAGCACCAGGTAGCGTAAGCTGATGAGCAGAATTCCGGCAACCAGATAAATGCAAAACAGATAGGAAAACAGTGAAAAAGGAGCAAGCATAGTCTTGTCCTTATCGGTGATAACCACATATTTATTGTCGCTTGAGCGATAAATCAGATGTTTCAGAGAACCTTCACCTACTTCTTTAAATTCGCGTACTTCCGGCAACGTGTCTGAAAAGAAACTAAAATGAAAAGGGTAAGAATATTCACCATGATGCTTCACCAGAATGCCGTCTGAATAGAGTGCATAGCTGTAATGCTCCATATTTTCCGGAGGCTTGATTTTTTCTTCTAGCAGCAATTCGGGGTAGAGGTTTTTCTGCGAATAGGTTTTGGGTATCAGTTCCAACACAATTGACCCGACAAGCTTGCCCTGGTAGATAATAGGCAGATTACTTATATAGGCATAACTTCCGTAGGGTTTGGGAATGTAATACAGAAAGTCGCTTAAAGTTTGCTGCGCGCGGGATATTTGCTCTTCGTTTAAAAGTTCCAGATAAGCATCCGGTGCCGAACGAAAAAGGCGCCCTTCCGGATTTAACGTGTAGATGCTGACATCATATTTTCTGAAAAAACCTGAGAAGTATTTTATCCTTATACGGTCAGTAATTTCCTGCGTGGAAATAAAGGGCTTGATGAAATAGTTTCTGATAAAGGGATCTTCCAAAATCCGACCTTGTACATCCAGAAAGAGAAATTCGGTAGCCAGATCCCGTTCAGTAGATAGCTTGCGAGCCAGATTTTTTCTGTTTAACAAATCCTGTGCTCCGCTGTAATAATTCAGGTATATGGTGGCAAACATACACAGCGGCATAAGCAGAACTATCATATTGGAAGGCGTACTGAGCGGAACCCGTCTGGACACCAGAGAATGTAATACAACAAGAATGAGCATAATGGCCAGCGCAGCAGCATACTCCAGCCAAGGGCTGCCTCTAGTGATCAGGACTGCCAGATAAATAGCAGATGCTGTGACGCCTGACCACAAAACCAGTTTTTTATCCGAATCAGAAAAGGTACGGAAAGCCTTCACTGTCGTTAACGCCAGGACAGCCAGACCAATGGTGATACAGCCTAACGCGATGACGCTGTAAATATTGAAAGATGCAAGATCATGAAAGGCAAAAGGTATTTTTGAATCAATCAGCAGGCTTTTAAACAAAAAAGCTGAAAGGCGCGAGGAGCCGAACACTATCAGAAAAAGGATTGAATAAAGTATAAATCGCGCTGCACGTGAAAGCTGTTCAGGCAGGGAGATGGAAACATGCCGGTAGAAATAAACTACCACCCAGAACAGTAAAAGCAGATTGATACTTAAATCGCCCAGTGATTTGTTCAGAGAAGATGATGCGTAAAGCTGAGGGCTGAATAACTCCATGTCATAAAGGCCCGTAGGATAATTGGCCATCAAACTGCCCCAGCGGATGGCTCCCAAAAGCGCTGCAAGCAGAACGAAGCTGCCCGGTGCGGAAAAAGCTGAAACCATTCTGGCTATATATGCAACAGCCATCAGCAGAAACCCCAGCGACAAGTAATACAAAGCCACTTTCATCTGCCTGCCTGTGGAGATGGGGTTGTCTCTGGGCTGGAGATAAAACAGAGGTTTTCCCTCTGAATTTCTGACAGGGAAAGCCTTCGGTACTTCAGTTAGAGACAGCTCCCATTGTGCAGGGATATCCAGTAAGGGATTAAATGTATTCTGGATATGTCTGTTTTGAACCGGAAAGTTGTGTTTTAGCAGAAATGAGCGAATGATAGTGTAGGTATGGCCTGTGGAATCCGTCTTTCTGATCCCTGCTATTTCATAATAGCCTCCCGGCAGTTTATATACGTAGCTGCCACCGGTTAGCGCGTGGATAACATGTGCAGGAGGAAGAGCCTTGTTGTTATTCCATAAAATCGGCTCTCCATTTTTATAGATTAGGAATCCATAAGGGCGCGATAAAATTTCGGGGAAGTAGCTGGATCGGAAACGGTTTTCAATCAGATCGTGTATTATCTGACTATCGGCTGTCAGTTGCTCAAAGTCTTGCATTACACTGCCCAACCTGCTTTCAGTTGTGCGCACAATAACTTGCGGAGCCTTATCGGGGAAAAGCCATTCAGAATGAAACGAAGCGGCAAACGCTGCCACAGCCAGGAGCAGAAACAACAGCGATTTCTGAATATGCGCTTTCAAGAGGTTATCCGGTTAAGCTACTTCTGGTTAAAAATCCGGGAATGTTGTATGCTGCCGCCCTTATTCCTTGGATTTAGCCTGTTCCCACAAGGCATCCATCTGTTCCAGCGTCATTGTACGCAGGTCGCCTCGTAACTGGTTTACAGTGTTTTCAATGTACTCAAAACGTCTGATGAATTTTCGGTTTGCCTTTTCCAATGCTGCTTCAGGGTCAACTTTGATATACCGTGCATAATTTACCAGGGCAAACAGCACGTCTCCGAATTCTTCTTCCACCTTGCTGTCGGGCATATTTTCAGAACTGGCAACCGCCTGCTGCAACTCCTGCAATTCTTCCCGCACCTTATCCCACACCTCACGGGCTTCTGTCCATTGAAATCCTACCTGAGCTGCTTTCTCCTGTATGCGGTAAGCTTTGATAAGAGCGGGCAGTGAAACCGGCACTCCCGACAAAACTGATTTTTTCCCTTCTGCAAGTTTCAGCTTTTCCCAGTTCTGCTTTACCTGTTCTTCAGTTGTTGCCTGTACATGTCCGTAGATGTGCGGATGTCTTTTTATCAGCTTTTCACACTCTTCACGGATAACGGAAGCAAGGTCAAACCATTTTTCCTCAGAAGCGATTTTGGCGTAGAACACAATGTGCAGCAGCAAGTCGCCCAGTTCTTCGCGGATGGCTTCCGGCTCACCCAGGTCGATGGCGTCAGCCAGTTCATAGGTTTCTTCAATGGTAAGATTGCGCAGGGTGGCCATGGTCTGCTTTTTATCCCAGGGGCATTTTTCCCGCAACTCATCCATAATAGCCAGTAGTCTTTCAAAGACAGTAAGTGTTTGGTTCATAAGGGGTTCAGAATGATGAGGTTAAAGTTACCAATTTTGAAAAGACATGCCGGGGCCAACAAAAGTTTGATAATCAACCATGTACGTAACCAAGCGCAGTTGCAAGAAACATACTATGCACGATTTTTGTTGTATAATCCAGTGAAAGGAATGTAATTTTTCCAGGAACATTTTCAGAGGTATAACCGTATATCCACATGTTAAACCTGAAAAAATTGAGCACCGTAAAACCCTCAAAGGGTGTCTTGCTTTTGGCAGAGCCTTTTATGGCTGATCCACACTTCAGGCGAACGGTGGTTGTGCTGTGCGAAAATCAGAGAAGCGGCTCAATAGGGTTTATACTCAACCGTCCTACACCCCTGAAGCTTCCAGAAGCAATTGACGGAATCTTAGTCAATTTTGATGCTCCCTTGTACTATGGCGGGCCGGTGCAGACTGATACTTTGCATTTCGTACATAATGTAGAAAACCTGGATGGGGCAATAAAAATCATAGATGGCCTTTACTGGGGTGGTGATTTTGAGCAGCTTAAAGAGTTGATTAATACCAACGCAGTCAGGCCGGAAAATTTTCGTTTCTTCGTAGGCTACTCAGGATGGGATGTGAGCCAGCTGGATAATGAAATAGCCGCCAACTCCTGGATTACCTATCCGGCAAAGGCATATCATGTTTTTAAATCACCTCCGGAAACGCTCTGGAAAGACGTGCTGCGGGAAATGGGCGGAGAATTTGCGCTCATGGTGAACTTCCCTGAAGATCCCCAGATGAACTAACCTGCTTTGTAGGGCAGCTTACTGTGAAATGATCTTAAATTCGGTTCTGCGGTTGAGTGCTCGGCCGCTCTCGGTGCCATTATCGGCAATGGGCTGGCTCTCTCCGTAGCCTACGTATGTCAATCGGGGAGCAGGTATCTGGTGGGCAATAAGGAAATCATAAACGCATTTTGCCCTCTTTTCAGAAAGCATTTTGTTAAATGCTTCAGAGCCGATACTGTCCGTATGTCCACTGATTTCAATGTTAATGCTCGGATTTTCCTGCATGAAGCGGGCAAGAATTTCCAGCTCTGCTTCTGACTGAGGCTGCAGCTCGGCAGAGTTGTAGGCAAAGAAAATATTCCGCAGAATAGACTTTTCTCCTGCTTTGATTTTTTTTAGCGGCACTTCCAGTTTGAAGTGCTCTTCCGCTTTAAGGTTTTTCAGACTAAAGTTTTCTGAATGAAAAAGGTACCCTTCTTTGGAAATGTTGAGCGCATAGTCTTTCCCCGTTTCCAGCGTAAGCAGAAATTCACCGTTTTGTTCGTCTGAGAGGGTGTTGTTTACTTTTACTTTAGTGTTCAGCTCAATAAAATCAATTTTGGCTGCAATTCCTTTCCCATTTTCATCTTTCACGGTTCCCTTTACAAAGGTTACAGCACCGGGAGCCAGGTCACGTCTGAGTACAAAGGAATAAATGTCATAGTTGCTTTTACCTGTTTCAGAACTGTTGAAGCGGTCAGAGGCAAAATAGCCGGTAGTGCCATCCAGTGAAACAAATATGCCTTCTTCGTTTTCAAAGGAATTTATTGGTAGTCCGATGTTGACCGGTTTTTGCCATTGGCCGTCAGAACCTTTCACCGACATGAAAATATCTGCATTACCAAATCCAGGGTGACCTTCTGAAGAAAAATAGAGCGTGCGGTTATCCGGATGGATAAAAGGGCGTTGCTCATCATAAGGAGTATTCACTGTCTGCCCAAGATTTTCCGGCTCACTCCATTTACCGTTTTCCTGCAGATGCGTAACCCATAGATCCAGTCCGCCATATCCTCCCTTGCGGTTGCTGCAGAAGTACAGGGAACGGCCATCGCCAGAGAGGCAGGGCTGGGTTTCTTTAGAGCGCGTGTTTACCGGGTCTTCCAGATTCTGCGGGTCAAGCCAGGTGTCGCCCACCTTGTGGGTCACCCAGATGTCGCAGCTTCCGATGTTTTTGGGATGCTCACAAATAGTCAGAAACAGCTTGCGCCCGTCCGGTGTAATGGTAGCCGCAGCTTCGTTGTACGTGGTGTTGACGTTGGGGGGCATGGGTATAGAAGGTCCCCAGTCTGACCCCTGCCAGAGGCTGTAATAAATATCCTCGTTTACAACATTATTAGCTGTGTAGGTATGCCGGGTAAAGAATAATTTTTCACCATCTGCTGTAAGGGTGGGAAAGTATTCCCGTGCCGAAGTATTGATGTATGCATTCAGCGGGGTAACCTGGGATTCTGCATCGGCAGGATATCGTAGTAAATAATCCTTCACAAACAGCAAGCTCGCCTCCAGGCGGTTAGCCTGTGCCTGTTCTGATGCAGATAAACTATACGTTCTGTAATCTGCAAGTCTTTGCAGACCCTCTTCTATCCGGTGCGTGGCCAGACATACACGCGCCATGGAAAAAAGTCTTTGCTTTTTATTAGACAGATTTAGCTGAAGCAGTTTTTTCAATGCTTCATAGGCTTCTTCATACTGATGCAGGCGAAGACAGGTATATGCCAGATTATCAAGGGCATCCTGATAATCGGGGGCAACCTGTAGCGCCTCCTGAAAGGATTTTTTTGCTTCTTCAAAACGGTCCCAGTTCAGATGCTCCATCCCTTCGGCAAAAAGCTTCTGAGCCTTTTTGGATACCGACTGACTTTGAGCGGTACACAGCGCTGTGCTGATAAGTAATAAGGCAAACGTATTCAGGGTAACCCTAAATATTTGTGTATTTGCAGTGATAATTCCCATTGCGGATGGTCTTTGATATAGTGAACGATTTCAGCAAGCATCTTTTTTTCTCTGCTCCATTCAGGTTGCAGAAAGCGCTTACAGGATACAGTTACCTTCGCTGCATTTTCTTCTGCCCACAAAAAATCGCTTTTATTAAATATAATCATCTTCAGCTCATTGGCTTGTGTAAAAATGGTAGGTAGGGGAGGTTTAAATTTTTTTGGCGACAGGCAAATCCAGTCCCACTCTCCGCTCAGCGGAGAGCTACCCGATGTCTCAAGATGGGTTTTCAATCCCCTGCTTTTCAGCTGTGCGGTAAGAAACGTCAGGTCATATAACAGGGGCTCGCCTCCGGTGATTACCGCTATCTGCGCACCTGATGCCGCTGCCTGTTCGGCTAAGTATTGCACCGACCAGTAGCCGGACGCATCCACCGTCCAGGATTCTTTGACATCACACCAGTGACAACCCACATCGCAGCCTGCAAGGCGGATGAAAAAGGCTGCTTTGCCCTGATAATGCCCTTCACCCTGAATAGACCGGAAGCACTCATGCACCGGAAGGATTTCGGTGTAAGTAGCCCCACAGGTCACCACATTTCCCAATGCACCTGTTGACATACTGTGCCGAAATTAGGAATAAGACGGTAGATGTCTGAGAGTATCTGCATCAGGATATCTGCCTGATGCTTGTGGGCAAATCACTTATCGTATCGGGTAAGTAGCCTGAATGCGGGGCAAGGAAAGGATGTCATCAGCTATAAATTTCCTTTTTACAGGCATGGAGGGTATTCATCAGCAGGGCAATCACGGTCATGGGGCCAACTCCTCCGGGAACGGGGGTGATGTAGCTGCACCTGTGTGCTACTTCATTAAACTTTACGTCTCCTTTTAATGTAAAACCTGACTTTTTTGAGCTGTCAGCAATGCGGGTGATGCCCACGTCAATCACAACGGCTCCTTCCTTCACCATAGAAGCCGTAATAAACTCTGGCTTGCCAAGGGCTGCAATCAAGATATCAGCCCTGGAAGTGTAATATGCCAGGTCTTTTGTTCGGCTGTGGCAAAGTGTAACGGTGCAGTTACCTGGCTCTGCATTTCTGGAAAGCAGAATGCTGAGGGGCGTGCCCACTATATTGCTGCGACCCACGATCACGCAGTGCCTGCCTGCCGTTTGGATGCCGTATTTTTTTATGAGCTGCAGGATGCCGAATGGTGTTGCCGGCACATAAGCAGGAAGCCCCAACGTCATTCTTCCAACATTCATGGGGTGAAAACCATCTACATCTTTTTCAGGACGAATAGCCAGCGTCACCTTACGTTCATCAATATGAGCGGGCAACGGCATCTGCACAATGAATCCATCAATGTCAGGATCCTCGTTCCACTTTTGGATTTGCTCCAGCAATTGGGGTTCACTGATATCCGCGGTCATCTTCAGCAGGGTGGAGCGAAAGCCTACATATTCGCAGGCCTTCACTTTGCCGGCTACATAGGTTTCGCTGGCCCCGTCATTGCCCACAAGGATTGCGGCAAGGTGCGGTATTTTGCCGCCACGGTTTTTTATGTCCTCTACCTCCTGCCGGATTGCGTTTTTGATTTCCTCAGCAGTTTTTTTACCGTCTAAAAGAACCATCTCAGTCGTTGAGTTTTAACACAGCCAGAAAGGCCTGCTGGGGTACCTCTACCTTTCCTATCTGACGCATTTTCTTTTTCCCCTTTTTCTGCTTTTCCAGCAATTTGCGCTTACGGGTAATATCGCCCCCATAACATTTGGCGGTGACGTCTTTGCGCAGGGCGCTGATTGTTTCCCGTGCAATAATTTTTGCTCCGATAGCCGCCTGAATGGCTATGACAAATTGCTGCCGGGGCAGCAGTTCTTTTAACTTTTCACAAAGCCGCCTTCCGAAATCATATGCCTTATCGCGGTGTATTAGCGAGGAGAGGGCATCTACATTTTCCCCGTTGAGTTTAATATCCAGTTTCACCAGGTCACCGGGGCGATAGCCTATAGGGTGGTAGTCAAAGGACGCGTACCCGCGTGAGATGGACTTCAACCGGTCGTAAAAATCAAATACGATTTCGGCAAGCGGCATTTCAAAACTCAGCTCTACACGGGTAGGCGTCAGATACACCTGGTTTTTCAGAATGCCACGCTTGTCCAGGCAAAGTTTCATGATAGCGCCCAGAAATTCCGGCTTGGTAATGATCTGGGCGCTGATCCAGGGCTCCTCGACATGGTCAAGCCGCTCAGGAGGAGGCATGTCAGCCGGGTTGTTCATCAGCAGCTTCTCTCCGCTTTTGGTATATGCGTAATAAGAAACGTTAGGTACCGTGCAGATGACCGACATGTCAAACTCCCTTTCCAGACGCTCCTGCACAATTTCCAGGTGCAACATGCCCAGAAAGCCACAGCGGAAGCCAAACCCGAGGGCAGCGGAACTTTCGGGCTCAAACACCAGCGCAGCATCATTGAGCTGAAGCTTTTCCAGCGATTCGCGCAGCTCCTCGTAGTCATCTGTGTCGGTAGGGTAGATGCCGGCAAATACCATGGGCTTCACATCTTCAAAACCCTTTATAGCTTGTGCACACGGACGATCAAAGTGGGTAATCGTGTCGCCTACTTTTATTTCCCGCGAGGTTTTAATGCCGGTGATGATGTAGCCCACATCACCGGCAGAAATCTGTTCACGGGGCTGATAATCCAGCTTTAAAATGCCTACCTCATCAGCCTCATAATCTTTTCCTGTGTTGACAAATTTTACATGGTCGCCTTTGCGGAGCGTGCCATTGAAAACACGATAGTATGCAATTACCCCGCGAAAGGGATTAAACACCGAATCAAAAATGAGCGCCTGCAAGGGCTCATCAGGATCACCCTTCGGATGAGGAATCCTTTTGATTATGGCTTCCAGAATCTGATTTACCCCTTCTCCGGTTTTGCCGCTCGCCCGGATGATATCCTGGGCCGAACACCCGATAAGGTCAATGATCTGTTCCTGCGTCTCTTCTATCATTGCCCCCTCCATGTCAATCTTGTTCAGCACGGGAATGATTTCCAGGCCGTGCTCTATGGCTAGGTAAAGATTGGAAATGGTCTGTGCCTGAATGCCCTGGGTGGCATCTACCAGCAGCAGGGCGCCTTCGCAGGCAGCAATAGCCCGCGACACTTCATAGGAAAAATCCACATGGCCTGGGGTGTCAATCAGGTTGAGCACGTAGTTTTCACCCTGATAGGGGAATTGCATTTGTATGGCATGGCTCTTTATCGTAATGCCCCGTT from Chitinophagales bacterium encodes:
- a CDS encoding UPF0301 protein; protein product: MLNLKKLSTVKPSKGVLLLAEPFMADPHFRRTVVVLCENQRSGSIGFILNRPTPLKLPEAIDGILVNFDAPLYYGGPVQTDTLHFVHNVENLDGAIKIIDGLYWGGDFEQLKELINTNAVRPENFRFFVGYSGWDVSQLDNEIAANSWITYPAKAYHVFKSPPETLWKDVLREMGGEFALMVNFPEDPQMN
- a CDS encoding nucleoside triphosphate pyrophosphohydrolase; this encodes MNQTLTVFERLLAIMDELREKCPWDKKQTMATLRNLTIEETYELADAIDLGEPEAIREELGDLLLHIVFYAKIASEEKWFDLASVIREECEKLIKRHPHIYGHVQATTEEQVKQNWEKLKLAEGKKSVLSGVPVSLPALIKAYRIQEKAAQVGFQWTEAREVWDKVREELQELQQAVASSENMPDSKVEEEFGDVLFALVNYARYIKVDPEAALEKANRKFIRRFEYIENTVNQLRGDLRTMTLEQMDALWEQAKSKE
- the queE gene encoding 7-carboxy-7-deazaguanine synthase, coding for MSTGALGNVVTCGATYTEILPVHECFRSIQGEGHYQGKAAFFIRLAGCDVGCHWCDVKESWTVDASGYWSVQYLAEQAAASGAQIAVITGGEPLLYDLTFLTAQLKSRGLKTHLETSGSSPLSGEWDWICLSPKKFKPPLPTIFTQANELKMIIFNKSDFLWAEENAAKVTVSCKRFLQPEWSREKKMLAEIVHYIKDHPQWELSLQIHKYLGLP
- the lepA gene encoding elongation factor 4 — its product is MKYIRNFCIIAHIDHGKSTLADRLLDITQTLQERQKKDQVLDSMDLERERGITIKSHAIQMQFPYQGENYVLNLIDTPGHVDFSYEVSRAIAACEGALLLVDATQGIQAQTISNLYLAIEHGLEIIPVLNKIDMEGAMIEETQEQIIDLIGCSAQDIIRASGKTGEGVNQILEAIIKRIPHPKGDPDEPLQALIFDSVFNPFRGVIAYYRVFNGTLRKGDHVKFVNTGKDYEADEVGILKLDYQPREQISAGDVGYIITGIKTSREIKVGDTITHFDRPCAQAIKGFEDVKPMVFAGIYPTDTDDYEELRESLEKLQLNDAALVFEPESSAALGFGFRCGFLGMLHLEIVQERLEREFDMSVICTVPNVSYYAYTKSGEKLLMNNPADMPPPERLDHVEEPWISAQIITKPEFLGAIMKLCLDKRGILKNQVYLTPTRVELSFEMPLAEIVFDFYDRLKSISRGYASFDYHPIGYRPGDLVKLDIKLNGENVDALSSLIHRDKAYDFGRRLCEKLKELLPRQQFVIAIQAAIGAKIIARETISALRKDVTAKCYGGDITRKRKLLEKQKKGKKKMRQIGKVEVPQQAFLAVLKLND
- the folD gene encoding bifunctional protein FolD, with protein sequence MVLLDGKKTAEEIKNAIRQEVEDIKNRGGKIPHLAAILVGNDGASETYVAGKVKACEYVGFRSTLLKMTADISEPQLLEQIQKWNEDPDIDGFIVQMPLPAHIDERKVTLAIRPEKDVDGFHPMNVGRMTLGLPAYVPATPFGILQLIKKYGIQTAGRHCVIVGRSNIVGTPLSILLSRNAEPGNCTVTLCHSRTKDLAYYTSRADILIAALGKPEFITASMVKEGAVVIDVGITRIADSSKKSGFTLKGDVKFNEVAHRCSYITPVPGGVGPMTVIALLMNTLHACKKEIYS